One genomic window of Paenibacillus xylanilyticus includes the following:
- a CDS encoding HIT family protein: MTAVFSHKPEGYECPFCCIWGIERPDQGTKQRDIIYQNEKVTAFIAGKWWPNNKGHVLVVPNQHFENIYELPADYAAEIHRAAQLTAFAMRSTYGCEGISTRQHNEPAGNQDVWHYHLHVYPRYRNDQLYLSKGSQSDPEERSFYADKLRSWIKENI; the protein is encoded by the coding sequence ATGACAGCAGTATTTTCGCACAAGCCCGAAGGATACGAATGTCCATTTTGCTGTATTTGGGGCATCGAAAGACCTGACCAAGGAACAAAACAAAGGGATATTATCTATCAGAATGAAAAGGTAACAGCATTTATAGCGGGCAAGTGGTGGCCAAACAATAAAGGACATGTTCTTGTGGTGCCCAATCAACATTTCGAGAACATCTATGAGCTGCCTGCGGATTACGCTGCTGAGATTCACCGCGCTGCGCAGCTTACAGCATTTGCTATGAGAAGTACATATGGATGTGAAGGGATTTCTACAAGGCAGCATAATGAACCAGCTGGCAATCAAGACGTGTGGCATTATCATCTCCATGTTTACCCTAGATATAGGAATGATCAACTTTATCTGTCGAAGGGTTCACAGTCCGATCCAGAAGAGCGCTCTTTCTATGCTGACAAGCTGCGTTCTTGGATCAAGGAAAACATCTA